One Octopus bimaculoides isolate UCB-OBI-ISO-001 chromosome 16, ASM119413v2, whole genome shotgun sequence genomic window, AACTAACATGGATTTCACTCGACTTCGAACTCTGAACCGTGAACTCACTTGAatcattactatttatattttacttagaCCAGTCTATCTCTTGCAAGGGGGTAtcgtaactctcatcacaacagaAAGTGTAGTTgccagaataagaacaggctaggtaaagttcagagagcttctacctttgtttgtaactaagggcctctccctcagagtgaaaggcatatTGTAcgtacagctatgttacatggcagtgaaacatgggctttgactacagaggacttgcaaaggcttgaaagcAATAAAGCTAGCATGTTCTGCTGGATGggaaatgtcagtgtgcatggacaacagagtgtaaatgatttaagagagaagctgggtataagaggcatcagatgttgtatGCAAGGGTGAAAACTGCACTGATTTGGTCGtttgatgtgtatggatgaagacagctgcataatgAAGTGCCAAGCTTTAATTGTGCAGGGTACCTATGGGAGGGATAGACCCAGGACaatatgagatgaagtggtgagaaaggatcttcagacgctgaacctcactgaagaaatgacaagggactggaaGACATGGCGGTTTTCTGTACTTGATAAGAtgtatcaagctaagtaaaaccgcGCTCTCCCACACATatagtgttatatggactgttggataGGTGTTCGTCTGACGTCTCGTGTGtcaatgtggttcgtctgagttcattgtttcattgttgttgttctgaatgactggggtagtaaaatgtcattgatatatatggcggacatgactctTGTTTTATTAACATCGAACTttcggtgagtgcgttctttgtatgtaattgaataataaatgtaataattaaattgtacaactcattgtcttttctctgcgagtatcccgagaggaatacaacatATAggtttgtcctttcaggtgccagtgccacataaaaagcatccgtACTGCCTAAATGCACCTATGCatgtggtacgtaaaaagcacccagcacactctgttaagtaagtggttggcattaggaagggtatctagctgttgaaacaacagacaattggagtcagAACAGCTCCTTTACTGGCCAGCTCcatgccaaaccatccaacccatatcagcatggaaaacagacattaaatgatgatgatggtatattgtTATGTTTGgtgatggttattttttttttttttttagccaattaaccacacacacagtatacttggtttttacttcagctttattattattcttattttagcatcctttgtctgaaatttttTGTCGCATATCCTGCTTAGATCATTCTGTcagtttggacagtttgacatatatgtataatatatatgtgcgtgtgtgtgtatgtatataatttcttaagtaatgaaaaaatggatttggtattaatcttcATTTTGTATAATGGTAGCTTTGACCCATCCTGCTATTGTTCCTTATGGGTGGGACTCCTTTCAACATGTTGTATTGTATaaattttgcagtctgggtctcattaggtacatctatacataaaggttatatatatatatcattgtcatcactttaCACCCATTCCCATAtcggcatgggttagacagtttgacaagagctcgCAAGCCAGTTGACTGTGGCAAGCTCCAGTGTCtcctttggcttggtttctgcagttggatcccctttcctaacactaaccgctttacagagtgtactgggtgtttccCATGCTGTATGGGTTTGCTGTGTTCGCATTGCTTTCCCCACCACCCATCTGAATAAAACTTTCAAACTGTGTCCCCACTCACTTCTTTGTTTTagcactacatatgtatatatgtatgtatgtacatacatcatttaatgtctgttttccacgttggcatggattggacagtttgaccagagctggcaaactggagagcttttaccaggttccagtctgatttggcttggtttctacaactggatgcccttcctagtgcctaccattttacagagtgtgctggatgttttttaagtggtaccagcacaggtgctatttATGTGGATTGGCACAGTTGCTTTTTACACGaaccagtatgggtgctttttacatggtccTGAATGAGTGCTTTGTTCATGGACCAGCACAGGTGTGTTTTGCATGGACCAGCACAGGTGTGTTTTGCATGGACCaagcatggatgctttttatgtagaccagcataggtgcttttacatggacTGGCATGGATGCCTTTTATGTGAACCAGCTCAAGGACTCTTCAAGGCAAAAACTCCTTCAGCTGGGAGGGGAATGTTAataattctgctgtggtgggtgGGTGGCTCTTCTTGAGTACATTAAAGCACCAGGTATTTGTCAtcctttgtcatcttcttcaTAAGACTGATTGTCATGAGATTGGCCTTCagtatttcatcccatgtcttcctgggtctcccttttcCACTGGTTCCATCTATTTTAAGTAATTGGCACTTTCTTTGTGCAGTTGTGTACATCCCTCCTCATCACATGAtgaaaccagcacagtcttctctcttgcacattacatctaattcctcttatgcttaacttttctctcaatacactagcactctgttgCACGTGTACAACTATATTGCACTTCCAGTGGAGCATAGTAgcttcatatgcacatacattttatatatatatatatatatatatatatagagagagagagagagagagagatacattttatatatgtttacaactgTATGTATCAGtcataatatatacacttttGTTAGCAGCAATTCTAATTATGatatttgtctctttatatatttcactttataGATTACGAGGTTACAAGTGTGAAAGTGGAAAAATTGAAGAACAAGAAAGATTTTTGAAAAGAATGACTGGTATCATGCGGTTATATGCTGCAATAATAGTTTCACCACTGCCTATTGGAAGTACTAAACCTCACCCTCACGGAATTGAAAACAGCTGGATTTGGATAACAAGAACTCTGAATGTGGAACCTGAGCCTGACATTACAGCTGCAATGATCTATAATATCCTCGAAGTCACTGGTCATTCGCTGTTTCTGTATTACCAGAAACCATTTCAGAAATTGCTTCACATACTAATAACTGAATTCCTTCCCAAAATCAAAGCTGTTAGTGTTTCTGCTGGATCGGTGTCGAGACTTGAAACATTTCTTGAGGCTAACATAAACAACAAAGGCCAAATAGCTGCACCATATGGATATTTAACCAGTTCCTTCTGGCTTAGCTaacataaattttacattttagacAATTTGTACATATGTCATTAGTTTTTACTCCTCTCAAAcgttactattttttttaataattcttgtctaattttaaatatatgaaatcttttattatttatttataatttttttatttgtttcaaataaaacgtctttgttttagtcattatgAAGCACAGGTTTAATGTTCAAAGGTGCTTTGTAAGTTCAGTTTACCAGTAACATAATTTCAGAAATtgtttaatttcagtttttaaatgAAGTGATTCATGCATCTAACTGAAAACAGGTGCTCTtacaatttgtaaatatataaatttaaattatataaataaatatacatatttcttattaCATCTGTAATAATGTTTGCCTGTCCACTCATTTTTCTCTTTACTATTATTTTGATATTGCTAAGTAAGGTTGCTGGAATTGATAGTTGCTCATTATAAACCTAGGGTTCACcattttgtttacaattatcaccatcaccattattgtttttacatccacttttcaatgcttgcatgcatcagatggaatttgtcgaggtggattttctatggcccaatgctcttcttgtcaccagctgtcacctgtttccaagtaagatagtTACTTCCCACAACGAGAcaggttttcacagaagattgtaaatgaatgactctgcttatatgacagtgacacttttttacaactatcatgtgaagtcaaggcaaggagtcaacacacacacacatatgataggctgctttacatttcatcatcatcatcatcatcatcatcattgtttgacgtccaccttccatactggcatgggtggagCAGtaccacaagagccagtcaggctgaagcctgcaccagacttctgtgacttttggcaggatttttacagctggatgcccttcctaacaccaaccacccagcagagtagatttagttctttttatgtggcacaagcacagacgagatcagttttggcaaggtttttacagttggatgcccttctgaacaccaaccactttacagtgtggactgggtgcttttaagtggcacctgcactgacagggtcaccaagtacttgcaagacaaaaaagaaatttcaagaggCGGGGGACATTGGAGGAAgtaatcttgtgtcagatgatgaaaggttatagtgaggcagaaacaggtgtcttgctgtagaggaagtacaaggttacctggctggagagagatcaggaatgaaagCAAAAGGTGCGCTACCACAAAGGAAAtgcatggttacccaacctgagggaagtgcaggagatggagagagagaaagagtgggagacagcaggatagagatatGGCAAAATGCTGGTCTTACAAGGGACGGGAATCAAAAtatgagatggttgagtaaaggaaaagatagatatagatggtggcaagtacCAGGGCATACCTTTGAGGTTCAAAcaccataatataagtggcaggatattgcaaaGGGAGTGTGAGTAAGTGGCAaaagacctgggtatatatagagttggaGGGGCTACTGggtagcaatgatacagaggaacaggggtGTGAGGGCacgattggggagtgagagctaggcatagtgtatgaaggaggaaatgcgagaaagagaagagatgtaaATTGGTTTATTGGGGTAGGGtgagtgaaaagttttcttgttatgtgtgggtggaacatCCAGGTCAGGGGCTAGAA contains:
- the LOC106867810 gene encoding mRNA export factor GLE1, which produces MLVQGQTIEVSNKHISTKEQPEGITYAIFFIAKMIVKKGAEQVSSSHESAFAIALVAVGLWQNFPEFGELLLANFYLSCPYIVPYYIPKQDGQSTDEYHKLRGYKCESGKIEEQERFLKRMTGIMRLYAAIIVSPLPIGSTKPHPHGIENSWIWITRTLNVEPEPDITAAMIYNILEVTGHSLFLYYQKPFQKLLHILITEFLPKIKAVSVSAGSVSRLETFLEANINNKGQIAAPYGYLTSSFWLS